One Bacillota bacterium DNA window includes the following coding sequences:
- the spoVAC gene encoding stage V sporulation protein AC, which translates to MKATSGQAAEYRRLVKQYVPGRPIVRNAVLAFLVGGAICLVGQVVYDLIARTGGLDTRMVTALTSGTMVAAGAILTGAGVYDEIGRIGGMGSAIPITGFANSIVSPALEFKREGFVLGASAKMFTIAGPVIVYGLVTAVVVTLVRLVLQRGF; encoded by the coding sequence TTGAAGGCCACGAGCGGGCAGGCGGCGGAATACCGGAGACTCGTGAAACAGTACGTGCCGGGACGGCCGATCGTGCGAAACGCGGTGCTGGCGTTCCTGGTCGGCGGGGCGATTTGCCTCGTCGGACAGGTCGTGTACGACCTGATAGCGCGGACGGGCGGCCTTGATACGAGGATGGTCACGGCCCTTACGTCGGGGACGATGGTGGCCGCCGGCGCGATCCTCACCGGCGCGGGGGTGTACGACGAGATCGGTCGGATCGGGGGCATGGGGTCCGCAATCCCGATCACCGGCTTCGCCAACTCCATCGTCTCTCCCGCCCTGGAGTTCAAGCGCGAAGGGTTCGTGCTCGGAGCGTCCGCAAAGATGTTCACGATAGCGGGTCCCGTCATAGTGTACGGGCTCGTCACCGCCGTGGTGGTCACGCTCGTCAGGCTCGTCCTTCAGCGGGGGTTTTAG
- a CDS encoding sigma 54-interacting transcriptional regulator has translation MFIMADRARKQGPPESGRPGLNSEIEASIQLQAILDSCYDALFITSPSGIVLAASKSVERLFGVKAEEWIGRDWDWVEANITTLPSVTRISMLEKKPLTAEQITRTGKRLLTSVNLVENGSGDVILLITTARDVSELITLRNQVTRGLSLTGSYQTHVVTLTTRVGFPSIIAASQAMHDVLDSVERVAPTDCTVLLLGESGVGKELIARAIHEHSARRNGPFVKINCGSIPESLVESELFGYERGAFTGANREGKPGVFQVASGGTLFLDEIGELPEEIQPKLLQVLEDGCYMSVGGVQPKKATCRVVAATNADLPEMIRNGGFRADLYYRLAVVPIAIPPLRDRPSDVEPLALHFLETFNAKYGKNLRFTPAFLDVLASYRWPGNVRELKNLIERMVITLDVDDIVTPERWPLTSQSIEADFERGPVARRPESRAEAPVSSKSLKEILRDTEGRIVREAWGACSSSYQLARVLGISQPSAVRKLKRYVYGSDGEPCRRGVQEAGGAGR, from the coding sequence ATGTTCATCATGGCCGACCGTGCGAGAAAGCAAGGCCCGCCGGAGAGCGGCAGACCGGGCCTGAATTCCGAGATCGAGGCCTCGATTCAGCTGCAGGCGATACTCGACTCGTGTTACGACGCGCTGTTCATCACCTCCCCGTCCGGCATCGTGCTCGCCGCGAGCAAGTCCGTCGAGCGGCTTTTCGGGGTCAAGGCCGAGGAATGGATCGGGCGGGATTGGGATTGGGTCGAGGCGAATATCACGACCCTGCCTTCGGTCACCCGGATCTCCATGCTCGAGAAGAAGCCCCTGACGGCCGAGCAGATAACGCGGACCGGAAAGAGGTTGCTCACGTCGGTGAACCTGGTGGAGAACGGGAGCGGCGACGTGATCCTCTTGATCACCACTGCCAGGGACGTCTCGGAGCTGATCACCCTCAGGAACCAGGTGACGCGCGGCCTCAGCCTGACCGGCAGCTACCAGACGCACGTCGTCACCCTGACGACCCGCGTCGGATTCCCCTCGATAATCGCCGCCAGCCAGGCGATGCACGACGTGCTTGACAGCGTCGAGAGAGTCGCTCCCACCGACTGCACGGTCCTGCTCCTCGGGGAGTCTGGGGTGGGCAAGGAACTCATCGCGAGGGCGATACACGAACACAGCGCCCGCAGGAACGGACCGTTCGTCAAGATAAACTGCGGGAGCATCCCCGAGAGCCTGGTGGAGTCGGAGCTGTTCGGGTACGAGCGGGGGGCGTTCACCGGCGCGAACCGCGAGGGCAAGCCCGGAGTGTTCCAGGTCGCGTCAGGCGGGACGCTGTTCCTCGATGAAATAGGGGAGTTGCCCGAGGAAATACAGCCGAAGCTCCTCCAGGTGTTGGAGGACGGGTGCTACATGTCGGTCGGCGGGGTACAGCCGAAAAAGGCCACGTGCAGGGTTGTTGCCGCCACGAACGCGGACCTGCCGGAGATGATTCGAAACGGTGGTTTCCGTGCCGACCTGTATTACAGGTTGGCGGTGGTCCCGATAGCCATACCGCCGCTTCGCGATAGGCCGTCGGACGTCGAACCCCTCGCCCTGCACTTCTTGGAAACATTCAACGCCAAGTACGGCAAGAACCTGCGCTTCACGCCTGCGTTCCTGGACGTGCTCGCCTCCTACAGGTGGCCCGGCAACGTCCGGGAACTGAAGAACCTGATCGAGAGGATGGTAATAACGCTCGACGTTGACGACATCGTCACCCCGGAACGCTGGCCGCTCACTTCCCAGTCAATCGAGGCGGACTTCGAGCGCGGCCCCGTCGCGCGGAGACCGGAGTCTCGCGCGGAAGCACCGGTTTCCAGCAAGTCGCTGAAGGAGATCCTCAGGGACACCGAGGGCAGGATAGTGAGGGAAGCCTGGGGTGCCTGCAGCAGCTCGTACCAGCTCGCCCGGGTGCTCGGGATCAGCCAGCCGAGCGCCGTGAGGAAGCTGAAGAGATACGTGTACGGGAGCGACGGAGAACCCTGCCGGAGGGGTGTGCAAGAAGCGGGAGGCGCGGGCCGATAG